A single Pseudomonas lutea DNA region contains:
- a CDS encoding methyltransferase, whose product MPLLTTPFAELDLIRQPEQSDEPLQAFDAADEYLLNHVAEQGVTLQTRVLVLNDSFGALAASLAPHAAVVSSTDSYLAVQALEKNLVRNGQAYDAVPVIAASAPLEGPFDWVLIRVPKTLALLEEQLIRLQGQLALGARVVAAGMIKHLPRSAGELMEEYIGPVQASLAVKKARLLICTPESKAFQASPYPTRYTLDEPRIELVNHANVFCRDGLDIGTRAFLPYLPKGLGTARVADLGCGNGVLAIASALANPDAQYTLVDESFMAVQSAQENWALALGERPATIQAGDGLAAQEPDSLDVVLCNPPFHQQQVVGDFLAWRMFQQARSALVTGGALYIVGNRHLGYHSKLARLFRGVEQVAATPKFVILKARK is encoded by the coding sequence ATGCCATTGCTTACCACGCCTTTCGCCGAGCTCGACCTTATCCGCCAGCCGGAGCAGTCGGACGAGCCCCTGCAGGCTTTTGACGCTGCTGACGAATACCTCCTCAACCACGTGGCTGAACAGGGCGTAACGCTGCAGACACGGGTGCTGGTGCTCAATGACAGCTTTGGTGCGCTGGCAGCCAGCCTTGCGCCTCACGCTGCAGTGGTCAGCAGCACGGATTCGTACCTGGCCGTCCAGGCGCTGGAAAAGAATCTGGTGCGCAACGGCCAGGCTTACGATGCGGTACCAGTCATTGCCGCCAGTGCGCCTCTGGAAGGGCCGTTCGACTGGGTACTGATTCGTGTGCCGAAAACTCTGGCCTTGCTTGAAGAGCAGCTCATCCGTTTGCAGGGACAGCTGGCGCTAGGTGCCAGGGTCGTCGCTGCCGGGATGATCAAGCACCTGCCTCGCTCGGCGGGAGAATTGATGGAGGAATATATCGGCCCGGTTCAAGCCTCGCTTGCGGTGAAAAAGGCGCGCCTGCTGATATGTACCCCCGAATCAAAAGCCTTTCAGGCCTCGCCCTACCCCACCCGCTATACGCTGGACGAACCCAGAATCGAGTTGGTCAATCATGCCAACGTCTTCTGCCGCGACGGGCTGGACATCGGCACTCGGGCGTTTTTGCCGTACCTGCCCAAGGGCCTGGGGACCGCGCGGGTTGCAGACCTTGGTTGCGGCAACGGGGTGCTCGCCATCGCCAGCGCGCTGGCCAACCCGGACGCGCAGTACACGCTGGTCGACGAGTCGTTCATGGCCGTGCAGTCAGCGCAGGAGAACTGGGCGTTGGCGCTCGGGGAGCGTCCGGCAACGATTCAAGCGGGCGACGGCCTGGCGGCGCAAGAGCCGGACTCGCTGGACGTTGTCCTGTGCAACCCGCCGTTTCACCAGCAACAGGTCGTGGGCGACTTCCTGGCGTGGCGTATGTTTCAGCAGGCGCGGTCAGCCCTTGTCACCGGCGGCGCGCTGTACATCGTCGGCAATCGCCATCTCGGGTATCACAGCAAACTAGCCCGTTTGTTTCGAGGTGTGGAGCAAGTGGCTGCAACGCCGAAATTCGTGATCCTCAAAGCGCGTAAATAG
- a CDS encoding ferredoxin--NADP reductase yields the protein MSASAEKFTRQTLLDVTPLTPSLFTFRTTRDAGFRFTAGQFVRLGVTKPDGTTVWRAYSVVSSPFDEFLEFFSIVVPGGEFTSELSRLRQGDTLMVEKQATGYLTLDRFTDGRDLWMLSTGTGVAPFLSILQDFEVWEKFERIILVYSVRESQELAYQRLIAELTQREYLAEYAHKFRFIPTVTREAHPGALGGRITTLIDNGELERAAGVTLSPEYSRVMICGNPQMIEDTRAVLKTRDMRLALTRKPGQIAVENYW from the coding sequence ATGAGTGCCAGTGCAGAGAAATTTACCCGGCAAACGCTGCTGGACGTGACGCCGCTGACGCCCAGTCTGTTTACCTTCCGCACGACGCGCGATGCCGGCTTCCGCTTCACCGCGGGTCAATTCGTGCGACTGGGCGTGACCAAGCCTGACGGCACCACGGTCTGGCGTGCGTATTCGGTGGTCTCCTCGCCATTCGATGAGTTCCTCGAATTCTTCTCCATTGTGGTCCCTGGCGGCGAATTCACCAGCGAGCTAAGCCGCCTTCGTCAAGGTGACACGCTGATGGTGGAAAAGCAGGCAACCGGTTATCTGACCCTGGATCGCTTCACCGACGGGCGGGATCTATGGATGTTGTCGACCGGTACAGGGGTGGCGCCATTTCTGTCGATCCTGCAGGACTTCGAGGTCTGGGAAAAATTCGAGCGGATCATTCTGGTCTACAGCGTTCGAGAGTCGCAGGAACTGGCGTATCAGCGATTGATTGCCGAACTGACGCAGCGCGAATACCTGGCCGAGTACGCGCACAAGTTCCGGTTCATCCCGACGGTAACGCGGGAGGCTCATCCGGGTGCCCTCGGCGGGCGAATCACCACACTGATCGACAATGGCGAACTGGAAAGGGCGGCAGGCGTCACCCTGTCCCCCGAGTACTCAAGGGTCATGATCTGTGGTAACCCGCAGATGATCGAGGACACTCGCGCGGTGCTCAAAACCCGTGACATGCGCCTGGCGTTGACGCGCAAGCCGGGTCAGATTGCGGTGGAAAATTACTGGTAG
- a CDS encoding helix-turn-helix domain-containing protein produces MEALDPENDGMLTSRPIIYKGLSERQVEVLKWSAEGKTAAEVGIILGLKQRTVNFHVGVAIRKIGVSNKIQAVVKAALSGAF; encoded by the coding sequence ATGGAAGCTCTCGATCCTGAAAATGACGGCATGCTTACGTCGCGGCCCATCATCTATAAGGGGCTTTCTGAACGACAGGTGGAGGTTTTGAAATGGTCTGCCGAGGGGAAAACAGCCGCTGAGGTGGGCATCATCCTTGGGCTAAAGCAACGCACCGTCAACTTCCATGTCGGCGTCGCCATTCGCAAGATTGGCGTCAGCAACAAGATTCAGGCCGTGGTCAAGGCAGCGTTGAGCGGGGCGTTCTAG